From Mobula birostris isolate sMobBir1 chromosome 8, sMobBir1.hap1, whole genome shotgun sequence, the proteins below share one genomic window:
- the LOC140201878 gene encoding uncharacterized protein — MKNVGSPDIQLHNRKASDVDKATGDIHGCRGVPGAVHNPDLIETAVRSAEEHLEKLLKCPLRCRCYCAMENLRRRRPQILGCLLPVAGVGVEALGRDGARCSVLESWSEARSFRTDSESDNDRMLPGCCTGKLAALEVHRLREMMGLSRDFETLRLFTVPMVCSLTNYGIALHCCNHMLQLCGFCQFFSRFIMCFCNIILEKHCIIS; from the exons ATGAAGAACGTCGGGAGTCCAGACATTCAGCTTCACAATCGAAAAGCCAGCGATGTGGACAAGGCGACGGGGGACATCCATGGTTGTCGAGGTGTCCCAG gggccgtgcacaatcctgatttgatcgagacagccgtgagaagcgcggaggaacacctggagaaacttctgaaatgcccgcttcgctgccgctgctactgtgcgatggagaatctccggagacgaaggccccaaatcctcggctgcctattgcctgttgccggggtcggggtcgaagcactcggcagagatggtgctcggtgctcggtgttggagagctggtcagaggctcggagttttcggacggactcggagtcggacaatgatcggatgcttccaggatgctgcactggcaagttggcggcgctggaggttcaccgtctgcgtgagatgatgggactttcaagagacttcgagactttgagactttttaccgtgcccatggtctgttctttaacaaattacggtattgctttgcactgttgcaaccatatgttacaattatgtggtttttgtcagtttttcagtcggtttatcatgtgtttctgtaatatcattctggagaaacattgtatcatttcttaa